Within the Corynebacterium tuberculostearicum genome, the region GGCGATTAAGAAGACGAAGGTAATGGCGTAGCAGCGCTGGACGACGCCTCCCCTTCCGCACTTCCTACACCGCCCACTAAGCCCTTTGTCACGGCTTGGTGGGCTTCTTTCATGGTCGGGTCCCACGCTAGTGCCCCAAAGACCTAGAAGGGGCAGAGAAAGCCGCATATGCATCCACTAAAGGGACTCGGATACCCTTCCTATCTGCTAGGTCTAGCTTCCTTCTTAGGGGATTCCCTCGAACGCAGCTATCGGGCACGTAACCCACTTACGGCCCACCTGAATCCCTACTGAAGGACCGCTACGGGAGTCTGCGCCCCGCTTTACCCCAGCTCCCATACCGTCCCGTGGGCAGGACGGTTAGCCCTTGGACATCGAGACCTGTCCTACATGCCGCTAAACCGCACAGGTCTTGGATAGAGAAAAAGCTGCGAGCCATCTGGCTCGCAGCTTTCCGTTGGTACCCCGTACGGGATTTGAACCCGTGTTACCGGCGTGAGAGGCCGGCGTCCTAGGCCGCTAGACGAACGGGGCGCGTTCGCAGCAATCGCACGCTGTGCGTTGCGGACTTGTTAAGAGTAAACGATGGGTTAATTCAGCACAAATCGCGCGGTCAAGGACGGTTTTGAGGGAAGTCGAAGGAAAACTCAAAAATTCCCGAGTCCGGTACTGCAGTGAGGTTCTTCGTGGCCGAGGTGCGGATCGAATCAGTGGTTATTCCGCAAGCAATCTGTGGATAGTCCGTGGCCGAGAACGCTGTGCTAGTAGGACTCGGGATGGCGCTGTGCGTCGAAGTGCATATGCTGCAGGCTCCTATACTTCATACAAACGTTGGTGGGAAGGAAGTTGTGGATTATAGCGTTACTACCTGGCTGTGCTTTCGGGCTGTGCGCCTTGGCTGTGGTGCGTTTCGCTTTCTGTCACCCGCTCTCCTTTCTGTCTGTTTTCTGCTGTACTTGCAGTCTATGCCTGCACGTGCAGGACAGGAAGGGTTTTGCACAACTTCGCGGCGGTCTTAGCCCTGGTCTCATTGGCAGCGGGCTGCGGCCTGCGCATATAAGGCGAATGGTCTGGGGTTAGGTTATAACCAGTTACGCTTGCGTCGTGGCCCCACCCCATACTGACGCCAGAAAAGATGACGCTAGAAAAAGACATTGCCCCGAGTATGAAAAATCCTCCAGCTTTTGGGCTGGAGGGATTTGTACCCCGTACGGGATTTGAACCCGTGTTACCGGCGTGAGAGGCCGGCGTCCTAGGCCGCTAGACGAACGGGGCATAGAACTAGTGAGCCTGCCGTTTAAAGCATTTTCACTGCTGGCCTACCAGGACTCGAACCTAGAATGGCGGTACCAGAAACCGCTGTGTTGCCAATTACACCATAGGCCATTTGCTAACTTGCATTGGAAGCTTACTGCTTTTCGGCTGTTCTCCCTTGCTCGCTGCAACGTGTAATAACTATAATGATCATCGCGTAAACTGCCAAATCGCCAGCACACAGCCCATTTTCAGGCCATTAGGATGGTTAATAAAAATGCGGCGAATGACAGCGCTGTAGTTCAGCTGTCATTCACCGCATCGAGGGGCGGGATAGATATCTATCGCCGCCTTACGGGAGGCACTCCTCCTACTGTGCCGCCGGCGCGTAGGGAGTCACTTCACGAGCCGCACGAAGGCGCGCCAGGGTGGACTCCTTGCCCAGCAGCTCCATAGACTCAAAGAGCGGCGGGGAAACCTGAGCGCCGGAAATAGCTACGCGCAGTGCTCCGTAGGCCTTACGGGGCTTCAGCTCGAGGTCTTCAATAAGGGCCTTGGATAGTGCCGCCTCAATATTCTCGGTCTTCCACTCCGCAATACCCTCGAGAGTCTCGATGCCTACCTCGAGCGGCTGAATGGCCTCTTCCTTGAGGTTCTTCTTCGCCGCCTTTTCATCGAGCTTTAGATCGGCATCCGGGGTCACCAAAAAGCTCATGAGGCCATAGGCATCAGACAGAGTCTTGATACGGGTTTGGACAAGGTCAGCGGCGAAGGCAAACTTCTCGCCGTCATAGTCAGCCGGGAAGTCCGTGTACTCGGTCAAGTAATTGCGCAGACGGAAGGCAAACTCTTCCGGGTCCAGCTGGCGAATGTGGTCCGCGTTGATAGCCTCGAGCTTCTTCTGATCAAAGCGTGCGGGATTACCCAGCACGTCGTGGACGTCGAAGTTTTCAACCAAGTCATCCATGCTGAAGATGTCCTGGTCCGCGGACAACGACCAGCCCAGCAGGGACAGGTAATTGAGCATGCCCTCAGGGATGATGCCGTTATCGCGGTGATTAAACAGGTTGGACTGCGGGTCGCGCTTAGATAGTTTCTTATTGCCCTCGCCCATCACAAAGGGCAGGTGGCCAAACTCTGGGGTGAACTCGGCAACGCCAATCTTCTTAAGGGCGTCGTAAAGCGCAAGCTGACGCGGAGTAGAAGAAAGCAGGTCCTCACCACGCAACACGTGGGTGATGCGCATCAGGGCGTCATCGACCGGGTTAACCAAGGTGTAGAGAGGCGCACCATTGGAGCGAGCCACCACATAGTCCGGCTGGGTCTCAGACTTGAAGGTCATCTCCCCGCGCACCAGGTCGGTCCAGGTCCAATCCTGCTCCGGCATGCGCAGGCGCCAGACCGGCTTGCGGCCCTCAGCCTCAAAGGCGTCGATCTGCTCCTGGGTGAGATCGCGGTCAAAGTTGTCATAGCCCAGCTTCGGGTCACGGCCAGCCGCCTTGTGGCGCTCCTCCACTTCTTCAGCGGTGGAGTATGCCGGGTAGACAAATCCGCCGTCGATAAGCTTGTCCAGGACCTCCTTGTAGATGTCCATGCGCTGGGACTGACGGTAAGGCTCGTGCGGGCCACCAACATTGATGCCTTCATCCCAGCCCAGGCCAAGCCAGGTCAGGGAATCGATGATGGCCTGGTAGGACTCCTCAGAGTCACGGGCAGCATCGGTGTCTTCGATGCGGAATACCAGCTTGCCGCCGGTATGGCGGGCGTAGGCCCAGTTGAACAACGCGGTGCGCACCATGCCTACGTGCGGTGTGCCGGTTGGGGATGGACAGAATCTAACGCGTACTTCAGTCATGCCCACCATCGTAGTGGAGCCGCCGATTCCAGTCCGCACCAGCCCAAGCGCCCCTAAAACCTGCCCGGCGCGCAGCAATTTGCAGTCTATTCCTACACGCAAATTGGGGTAACTGGAAACGGGTTTCACTACAAAACCACAGGTCAATGAAACTGACTTTCATTACGTCTAACAGGTTATGGGAATCATTTTCTATAGTTTCTGGTGAACTTGTGAGAACTGTAGAAAGGCCTTCCCAACTTTGGCTTCCCCACGCACCCGTTTCCTTGCCACGCTGAGCACTTTGGCGCTTATCACTCCCGCCACGGCTGTCGCAGGCCCCGATGATGGCAAGCACATCGCTACCAATACCCACGTTGACTCCCCCAAGTCTTTCTGGGAGAACAACGATTTCGTCCTAAAGTCCGAGTTTGGCGGTCAAGAGCCCCCAATTGCAGACACTGTTGCCTGGGTAGGCAAGGGCTACAGCGCCACGGATAACAGCAACCAGTATCTCTATACGCTTCCGGCAAACGGGACCCAAGACTACATTGGGGCCCCTGGCACGACTTACTACACAGCGCCGCACCAGGTATCCGGTAATACTTCGCCCATTTGGCTGGGCTTTGGCGCAGATGCTTCCTTACCCACGGACAAATTCCGTGACGGCGTAGCCTTCCTTGACTTGCTCAGCGTCGATGGCCCCGGCGAGGTGGAGCTTTTTACCAATAAAGATGAAGATGAGGACGGAACCCAGCTGCACCGTATGCTCGGTTCCTTCCCGGATTCGCCGCACTCTGCCTACCTTGTTGCCGGCACGCATACGCACAACTCCACTCTGTTTACCAAGCCCGGACGATACCGCCTGACCTACCGCACCAGTGCGCGCGGAAAGGACGGCCAGCTCATAGCCAATGAGCCACAGACCACCACCATCCAAGTTGGCGGGCAAAAGCCCAAAGAGGAGAAAACGCCGAGCCTCAAGGAGCGCTTCGCCCAGTCTGCGGCCGGCAACGCCGCTGCTGCAGGCTACAGCCTGCGCATGGCCCCCAAGTCCAATCCCGAAAAAGACGGTGACGACAAGCTCACCACCATTTCCTTCGACGCCAAGAACAAGGCACAAGGCACCCTCACTCTGCTTATCGACGGCTACTTCCTCACCGACCTTCCCGTCAAAAATGGGCATGCCCAGTGGGACGAATATATGGGCCCCGACCCGTCCCAGGTACAGGCCGTCTTTACCCCTGAGGGCGATTCCCCACGCTGGATATCCCAGCCCCTTGACTTCCAACCCGGCAAATCCAGCCACACCGATTCTTCTGCCGCCGCTGATACGTGGCAGCAAACCTCCCAGCAGCGCCAGCTTGCCCCCACCGAGGAAACCGAGCTAAAAGAGCTGGGCTACACCATCCGCATGCGCAAGCAGGGCAATGGTGGCACCAAGATCGTGGTGGATACCGACGATAAAAACTTCAACGGCCTTCTCACCGGCGGGCTCTATGACACGAAGGGGGCTAAATACCCCACTGTGGATCTGGAAACCCCTATTACTAACGGTCACGGCGAGGTTGCCTTTGATGAGGGCGAGTACTTCAAAGGCTATTTTGCCAAGGTTAACCTCTTCCCCCATTCCACCTTTAAGGCTGGACATGCTAGCAGCGTTATTACTGAGTCTTTTGCTTTTGGTGAAAACTATGAAATCAGTGGGAAGTTCTCCACTTCCAATGAAGAACCGGAGGCTACCCCAGGCAAGGAAGACACTCCGTCTTCCGTGCCGCAGCCAGGCACCGAAGAACCGCAAGACAGCAATGCACAATGCAGCGACAAGTACCTACTAGACCGTGGTCATGTAGACATCAAGGCCCAGCCTGCCGAGGGAGGCTTTGCAACGGTTCTGCGCGATGACACGGCACAGATAGACAAGAAATCTGTTGACCGCAAACTCGATGACGTGGTGCTCGGCGTACACGATAATGCGCTCACCCCGCGCAATAAGAAGCTCGCAGGCAAGGAGTTCGACTTCCTAGGAAAGCCTGGTGAGCGCTTCTATCACCTGCCGCAGACCCAGGACCAAAACATCATTTGGCCCGGCTATAACACCCAGGACCTGGATTATTCCTCAACCAAGGACAATGCCGTCAACCTCAACTTGAAGCCCACCTCCACGCCGGACGGTGCCGAATGGGGCGCATTTATCGATGGCTCCCATGGCAAAGGTTTTTCGGTCCTCGCCAATTCTGCGGCTAAGGACTACACCATCGAAACCAACTTTCCGGCCCATACCCATACGCACTGGGCCTTTTCCAAGCCTGGCTTGTACACCTTTGAGGCTACCTATACGGCCACGGGCACGGACGGCAAGGAACTAAAGTCCGCGCCCCAAACCCTCACCTTTGCCGTAGGCGATAAGACATTGGATTCCTGTTCCTTCCGCGCACCGGGCACGACCGGGAGCGGAAAGCCCAGCGAGAGTCCAACAGACAAGCCTTCTGCGGAGCCTTCTCAGGAGCCTTCCACGCAACCGTCCACCCCAGATACCCCGGACACACCAGCCCACCCCGGCCGGCCAGAAGAGCCTACAGGCTCCTCGTTTAGCCCGTGGAGTTTGGTCCTACCAGCGGTCCTCGTGGTGATTTTCAAGGCCTTTTATAACTTCTTCCGCGATAACGAGGACCTCATTCGCAAGCGCTTCGGCCTCAACTTCTAAGCCTCTTCTACCCCACTAACTAGACGGGAAACCTCAATGCATCATTCACCTTCTTTTGCCCCTCGGCGCATCCCGCTGCGGCGCCGATTCATTCACGTATTCGCTGCCGTCTTTGCGACAGCACTGGCCTTCTTCTCCCCCGCCGCGGCACTTGCCTTTGATGAGGTCTTCGACTCTGGCCACGTAGACGCCTTCTATGTCACGGCCCCAGATGGCCAGCTACACCTATCGATGAAGGAAGACATCACTGGATCGGGCGTTCCACGCTCCGGCGATGATGTGGTGCTCAAGGTTGTCGAGGATGCCTGGTCGGATGCCACCGAGGCCGTGCCAGAGATGGGCCAACCCACCTATTTCCTGCCGCAGACACAAGATCAGCGCATCATTTGGCCGGGCTGGGATACCCAGCCTGCACGCGATGGCGGCTTTGACAACGTTGACCTAGAATTCGCCGAAGTCTCTGGACCTGGTTCAGTGTATGTTTTTGAAACCAGCGGCTTTGGCGATGTCAAGACGGTGACCGATTCCGGCTCAATGGAGCTCACCAGCGGTGAGGTCATCAATCAACCCACTCCGGCCCACAGGCACGTCAACTGGGCCTTTAGCGAGGCTGGCACCTACACCATGACGGTGCGGGCCCACTCCAACGGCGAGTCCAGCAATGCTGTGACCTACACCTGGGAGGTGGGCGACGGCGGTGATGCGTCCACAGCGGATCGATCGGCTGACACGGGCGAGGTTAGCAATGACCAAGAAGCTTCTAGCACCCAACGATCAGCAGACAAGGGCGGCGCTGCAGCTGCCGATAAGTCCGGCGCCTCCGGGAACGAAGAGTGCACCCCGGGCATGACTCCGCAAATCAAGGACGATACGGTTTCCCCTTCCCAGTGGCGCGATGCTGATGGCGCTACCTTTTATCTCTCCGATAAATCCAGCGTCGATCTGCCCCAAGAGGTAGGCCCAGTGCCAGCCGGTCAGGCGTGGATGATTGGTTCTACCCAGGTCGATGGTGTGCCATGGCTCGGCGCTAATACCCAAAGCCCTTCAATGCGCGAGAATATCCCTGGCGATGTCACCTGGGAGTTAGCAGGCTTCAAGGGCCCTGGCCCGATGATGGTCTACTCCCAGGGCGGACTGGGAAAGATTGTGGGCGATGAGTGGTTCCGAGGCAATGCCGATGCGGCGGAGGGCACCTATTCGATTGCCCCCAATACGCACGTGCATCCCAACTGGGTCTTTGGTGCGCAGGGCACCTATGACGTCACCATTCGCCAGGTGGCCAAGACCGATGAGGGCAAGCAAGTTGCCGGTGAAGCGACACTTCACTTCGTGGTCGGCGGCGACAAGCCGGCTGAAGCCTTTGACAACGGTCACTTCGACTTGGGCGCTGCGGTAAATCCGGAGGGCGGCGACTGCGGGCATGGCGCTGCGGCAGGTGGGGCGTCGGCAAGCGCTGG harbors:
- the gltX gene encoding glutamate--tRNA ligase, translating into MVGMTEVRVRFCPSPTGTPHVGMVRTALFNWAYARHTGGKLVFRIEDTDAARDSEESYQAIIDSLTWLGLGWDEGINVGGPHEPYRQSQRMDIYKEVLDKLIDGGFVYPAYSTAEEVEERHKAAGRDPKLGYDNFDRDLTQEQIDAFEAEGRKPVWRLRMPEQDWTWTDLVRGEMTFKSETQPDYVVARSNGAPLYTLVNPVDDALMRITHVLRGEDLLSSTPRQLALYDALKKIGVAEFTPEFGHLPFVMGEGNKKLSKRDPQSNLFNHRDNGIIPEGMLNYLSLLGWSLSADQDIFSMDDLVENFDVHDVLGNPARFDQKKLEAINADHIRQLDPEEFAFRLRNYLTEYTDFPADYDGEKFAFAADLVQTRIKTLSDAYGLMSFLVTPDADLKLDEKAAKKNLKEEAIQPLEVGIETLEGIAEWKTENIEAALSKALIEDLELKPRKAYGALRVAISGAQVSPPLFESMELLGKESTLARLRAAREVTPYAPAAQ
- a CDS encoding choice-of-anchor M domain-containing protein — its product is MASPRTRFLATLSTLALITPATAVAGPDDGKHIATNTHVDSPKSFWENNDFVLKSEFGGQEPPIADTVAWVGKGYSATDNSNQYLYTLPANGTQDYIGAPGTTYYTAPHQVSGNTSPIWLGFGADASLPTDKFRDGVAFLDLLSVDGPGEVELFTNKDEDEDGTQLHRMLGSFPDSPHSAYLVAGTHTHNSTLFTKPGRYRLTYRTSARGKDGQLIANEPQTTTIQVGGQKPKEEKTPSLKERFAQSAAGNAAAAGYSLRMAPKSNPEKDGDDKLTTISFDAKNKAQGTLTLLIDGYFLTDLPVKNGHAQWDEYMGPDPSQVQAVFTPEGDSPRWISQPLDFQPGKSSHTDSSAAADTWQQTSQQRQLAPTEETELKELGYTIRMRKQGNGGTKIVVDTDDKNFNGLLTGGLYDTKGAKYPTVDLETPITNGHGEVAFDEGEYFKGYFAKVNLFPHSTFKAGHASSVITESFAFGENYEISGKFSTSNEEPEATPGKEDTPSSVPQPGTEEPQDSNAQCSDKYLLDRGHVDIKAQPAEGGFATVLRDDTAQIDKKSVDRKLDDVVLGVHDNALTPRNKKLAGKEFDFLGKPGERFYHLPQTQDQNIIWPGYNTQDLDYSSTKDNAVNLNLKPTSTPDGAEWGAFIDGSHGKGFSVLANSAAKDYTIETNFPAHTHTHWAFSKPGLYTFEATYTATGTDGKELKSAPQTLTFAVGDKTLDSCSFRAPGTTGSGKPSESPTDKPSAEPSQEPSTQPSTPDTPDTPAHPGRPEEPTGSSFSPWSLVLPAVLVVIFKAFYNFFRDNEDLIRKRFGLNF
- a CDS encoding choice-of-anchor M domain-containing protein, whose amino-acid sequence is MHHSPSFAPRRIPLRRRFIHVFAAVFATALAFFSPAAALAFDEVFDSGHVDAFYVTAPDGQLHLSMKEDITGSGVPRSGDDVVLKVVEDAWSDATEAVPEMGQPTYFLPQTQDQRIIWPGWDTQPARDGGFDNVDLEFAEVSGPGSVYVFETSGFGDVKTVTDSGSMELTSGEVINQPTPAHRHVNWAFSEAGTYTMTVRAHSNGESSNAVTYTWEVGDGGDASTADRSADTGEVSNDQEASSTQRSADKGGAAAADKSGASGNEECTPGMTPQIKDDTVSPSQWRDADGATFYLSDKSSVDLPQEVGPVPAGQAWMIGSTQVDGVPWLGANTQSPSMRENIPGDVTWELAGFKGPGPMMVYSQGGLGKIVGDEWFRGNADAAEGTYSIAPNTHVHPNWVFGAQGTYDVTIRQVAKTDEGKQVAGEATLHFVVGGDKPAEAFDNGHFDLGAAVNPEGGDCGHGAAAGGASASAGGSTASTGSNTGQSGQAHSKGGSLANTGTPIVPFGIGALGLGMLFLGLGIARLAVAKAAD